The Eleutherodactylus coqui strain aEleCoq1 chromosome 13, aEleCoq1.hap1, whole genome shotgun sequence genome includes a window with the following:
- the LOC136588787 gene encoding T-box transcription factor TBX10-like produces the protein MHHSLSPDERNVPSACFGSPDIGPWTSSIPDVPRLPQTDVSGKNPALRGIMVSLETAALWETFNSLGTEMIVTKAGRRMFPLFQVRIWGMDPTAEYSLLLDFLPVGDKRYRYAFHSSSWLVSGTADPAPPGRLHFHPDSPARGSHWMRQTVSFDRLKLTNNAQDMRGHIILNSMHRYQPRLHVLLSDRHQGGEARAAQNFVSFIFPETQFTAVTAYQNHRITQLKIASNPFAKGFRDVDADEWLLSRIPAPVKIHVKNSPERWHNMESHSTLCSESHFIHPTDQ, from the exons ATGCACCATTCACTCTCACCAG ATGAACGCAATGTTCCTTCTGCTTGTTTCGGGTCTCCCGACATTGGCCCTTGGACTTCAAGCATTCCGGATGTTCCCCGGCTTCCTCAAACTGATGTCTCTGGGAAAAACCCTGCCCTGCGTGGTATTATGGTCAGCCTGGAGACTGCTGCACTCTGGGAAACATTTAACAGCCTCGGAACAGAGATGATTGTGACAAAAGCAGGAAG GAGAATGTTTCCACTCTTCCAAGTTCGTATTTGGGGAATGGATCCCACTGCAGAGTATTCCCTTCTTCTTGATTTCCTACCAGTAGGTGACAAACGATACAG GTATGCTTTTCACTCCTCCTCCTGGCTGGTTTCAGGCACTGCAGATCCAGCACCTCCAGGTCGTCTTCATTTCCACCCAGACTCTCCTGCACGGGGATCTCATTGGATGCGACAGACTGTTTCTTTTGACCGACTCAAGCTCACCAACAATGCACAAGATATGAGAGGACAT ATAATTTTAAACTCGATGCATCGGTACCAGCCGAGGCTCCATGTTCTGCTCTCCGATCGTCATCAAGGTGGAGAAGCCCGTGCTGCACAAAATTTTGTATCGTTCATCTTTCCAGAGACTCagtttacagctgtgacagcgtaTCAGAATCACAGA ATCACACAGCTGAAGATTGCCAGCAACCCATTTGCCAAGGGTTTTCGAGATGTTGACGCTGATGAATGGTTGCTTTCCCGTATTCCAGCACCTGTCAAAATACATGTTAAGAATTCTccagaaag ATGGCACAACATGGAATCTCACTCCACTTTGTGTTCTGAATCCCACTTTATACATCCTACTGATCAATGA